GCTTCTCGGACCTTCCTGCGCAGCTCGTCCCTAAGCTCGCCAAAGCTCGACTCCTCGCTCAGGAAAAAGGTAAGCCCGGCTTCCGTTCCCTTGACGAAGACGTGTGGGCGTGAAATCGGTGCGGCCATGGATCTTGCCTCCACAGGGGTATGCATTCCACACGCCGGGCGGAAATTCCTCTCGGGGCAGATCTAGCGGACCGATCCCGTCTCGGGGGCATCGCCCGTCCCCCCGCTCCCCGTGCGCCGAAGTTCGAAGTACGTCTCGACGATCTTTCGGGCGATGCCGCCCGCATCGGCGGAACCCGATTTTCCTCCGGGGAAGACGACGGCGAAGGCGATTTCGGGGTCTTCGTAAGGGGCAAATCCGACCATGAGACCGTCCGTAATCGAGGTGTTCCCGATTTTGTAGATCTCGGCCGTTCCCGTCTTGGCCGCCACGGACACCCCGAGTCCGGCAAACGTCCAGTACGCCGTGCCCCCGGGTTCGTTGGCAACCTTCCACATTCCCCGGCGCACGTACGCGAGTTCTTCCGGCGCAAAGGGGACGTGCCAGAGGACGCGGGGAGAGATCACCTCCACCACGGCGCCGGGAGATTCCGGCGTTCCGTCGGAAACGCGGATTTCCCGCGCGACGTGCGGCCAGAGGACGTCCCCGCCGTTGGCGATCGCCGCCGTGTACACCGCGAGCTGAAGCGGCGTGTACTGATCTCCCTGCCCGAACATCATCTGCGCCAGAGACCCGGCCCGCTGTTCGGGGGGGATGTCCTTGAGGGTGACGTCGGTTTCCCCGGGGAGGTCCACGCCCAACCGGACGCCGAGCCCCAGAGAAGCCGCGTACCGGCGGACGAGGGCGATCTGAGCGTCGAGGTCCCCGCGCCGCATGAGGCGCTTGCCGACTTCGATCATGTAGCCGTTGATGGAGTACTTGAGGGCGTCCTGTCCGTCCACGTACGTGCGAGGCGCCCCCGACCAGTCGTGAAACGGTTGCGTGCCCACGTAATACGTCCCGGCGGCGAAGAACTTCTCGTTGGGACCGAAGAGTTTTTCGTGCAGGGCCGTGAGCACGGTGACCATCTTAAACGTAGACCCCGGGAGGTACGTCCCGCTCACGGCGCGGTTGAGCTCGTTTTCCAGATTTTCCAGGTGGTTAGGGTCGTACGTCCGGTAGTTGGCGAGGGCGAGGATTTCCCCCGTCCGCACGTCCAAAACCACCGCGGAAGCGTCCTTCATCCGCTCCCGCGCCTTGGCCGGATACGTGGGGTCCTTGGAGAGCTCGTCCACCCTCGCTCGGAGGAAGTCTTCCAGGGCTTTCTGTAGGCGCGCATCGAGGGTAAGGACGAGGTTGTACCCGCTGCGCGGCGGACGGCGTTCCTCCTGTACGACGCCCTCGTACTTCCGGTTGATCTGCACCTGTACGAGGCCCTTCTGCCCGCGGAGGACGTCGTCGTACGTCTTCTCCACGCCGTTGCGCCCCACGCGCTCCGTCGGAGCGTAGCCCTTCTGAAGGTAGTGTGAAGCTTCCTCCGCGGGGATCCACCCCGTGTAGCCGAGGACGTGGGCCGCAAGCGAGCCGTTGGGGTACTCGCGCTTTGCCCCGGGGACGACCTTTACCCCGGGGTAGTCGGGGGCATTTTCCTCTACGGCAAAGGTCACCCGTTCGGAAACGTCGTCGGCGATGAGGCGAGGGGTGTACGGGGACAGCCCCTCGGGCACGCTCACGAGCTTCCAGTCGCCCTCCGAAAAGGGCGCCCCCTCGTCGAGGGCGCGGAGGAGCTCCTCCTCGCGCCCGGGGTCGGCGGCGCGGTACGCGAGGCCGACGTCCATCCGCCGGAGGATCTCCACACGGTGGAGCTTGGGATCTTCGGGCCGAAGGAGAGCCTCCAGGCGAGCGGCGAGGGCCAGGAGTTGCTCACGCGACAATCCCGGGTCTACGAAGGTGAGGGTGTAGACGGCGCGGTTTTTCGCGAGGACGGCGCCGTTTCGGTCGTAAATCCACCCGCGGGCCGCCGGAACTTCGAGATTCTGCACGACGAGGGTCTCGGCAAGGCGGGCGTAGTCTTCACCGTGGACGAGCTGGAGTTGCGTCAAGCGGAGGAGGAGAAGGGAAAAGAGGACGAAAACGCCGAGAAACAGGATGTTTATCCGGCGCGCAAAGCGCTTAGGCTCCTCCACGGCCTTCCTGCCTCCCTTCCCCTGTGCGCCGAAAATCCTCTAAGAGCTCGTGGAAACGGGCGTAGAGAAGTACGGCAAAGAAGGCTTCCCAAAATGCCCGAGGCAGAAGTGCGTTCCAAAAGAGGGAAGCCAAAGGACCTCCCAGTTCCCCGAAGAGGGAAGAAACGGAAGAAAAAAAAGCGCCCCGGACCAGAGAAAAGAGGAAGACGACGCCTCCTGCGGTGAGGGGAGAGGGTTGTACGACGTGCGACAAGGTGCCCGCGAGAAGTCCTGCAAACAGGCCCGTCGCGATTCCCGGTCCGACGGCCCGGCCAAACGCGGCGTCGTCGAGGATCCCGTACAAAGTCCCGTAAAAGACGCCGGCGCGTTCGCCGCCAACGAAGGCGACGACGACGGCCCACGTCCAGGCGAGGGAGGGGTACGTGGGGGGAGTGAGACCCACGAGGGAAAAGGCGTCGGGGAGGAAGGAAGTGTCGAGGAGCACAAAGACGGTCGACCACACCGTCGTCCAGACGAAGGCGCGCGTCGAATTTCTCTCCTCGCTCACGGGCCCCCGCCCTCCCCCCTTAGATCCGTACGGGCGACGACGAAGAGGATGCTCAGCTCGTAGAGATCCTGTGCGGGCCGCAGCCACACGGTGAGCGTGAGGCCGTCCTCGGCCGCGCGAAACTCCTGCACCGTCCCGACGGGAATCTCCGGAGCGAGGACGCCGCCCAACCCCGACGTCACGGCTGCCTGCCCCGCCTCGAGCTTCGCCCCGAGGGGAACCATGGAGACGCGATAGGCGCGGTGGTCGGCGTCGTACCCGTCGAGAACCCCGTACACCGGAGGATTGCTCTGGATCCGCACGGACACGCGGCGCCGCGGCTCCGGATCCGTGAGGAGGCGTACTTCTGCGGAGTGCGGGGCCACGGACTCCACGATGCCCACGAGGCCCCGGGGGGTGCGAACGGCCATGCCCACGCCTACGCCGTCGCGGGAGCCGCGGTTGATCGTGACGGTCCGATACCACGCCTCGAAGTTCCGGCCGACGACCTCCGCGGGAATCAGGCGAA
This window of the Brockia lithotrophica genome carries:
- a CDS encoding Cell division protein FtsI [Peptidoglycan synthetase], whose protein sequence is MEEPKRFARRINILFLGVFVLFSLLLLRLTQLQLVHGEDYARLAETLVVQNLEVPAARGWIYDRNGAVLAKNRAVYTLTFVDPGLSREQLLALAARLEALLRPEDPKLHRVEILRRMDVGLAYRAADPGREEELLRALDEGAPFSEGDWKLVSVPEGLSPYTPRLIADDVSERVTFAVEENAPDYPGVKVVPGAKREYPNGSLAAHVLGYTGWIPAEEASHYLQKGYAPTERVGRNGVEKTYDDVLRGQKGLVQVQINRKYEGVVQEERRPPRSGYNLVLTLDARLQKALEDFLRARVDELSKDPTYPAKARERMKDASAVVLDVRTGEILALANYRTYDPNHLENLENELNRAVSGTYLPGSTFKMVTVLTALHEKLFGPNEKFFAAGTYYVGTQPFHDWSGAPRTYVDGQDALKYSINGYMIEVGKRLMRRGDLDAQIALVRRYAASLGLGVRLGVDLPGETDVTLKDIPPEQRAGSLAQMMFGQGDQYTPLQLAVYTAAIANGGDVLWPHVAREIRVSDGTPESPGAVVEVISPRVLWHVPFAPEELAYVRRGMWKVANEPGGTAYWTFAGLGVSVAAKTGTAEIYKIGNTSITDGLMVGFAPYEDPEIAFAVVFPGGKSGSADAGGIARKIVETYFELRRTGSGGTGDAPETGSVR
- a CDS encoding Rod shape-determining protein MreC, yielding MARAGRLVVVALLVLVVVLLAFALTPEGRGVLSSPSAFVKDSVSLGQRIVHWPVQKVEELVARLREAGNLYEENRALRAALDCSLDLAAENERLRRENAELREALGLLPSPRDVRLIPAEVVGRNFEAWYRTVTINRGSRDGVGVGMAVRTPRGLVGIVESVAPHSAEVRLLTDPEPRRRVSVRIQSNPPVYGVLDGYDADHRAYRVSMVPLGAKLEAGQAAVTSGLGGVLAPEIPVGTVQEFRAAEDGLTLTVWLRPAQDLYELSILFVVARTDLRGEGGGP